Genomic DNA from Lactuca sativa cultivar Salinas chromosome 8, Lsat_Salinas_v11, whole genome shotgun sequence:
CTTTTtaaccttttctttttcttttgtattagtaaatcttttttttttcaggaGCTCAAATGGTCAAAAAGTGTTGTGGGTCTCCTTATTTTTACTGAAAATTTATTTTTGACAAAACCTTCAAATACTCGTACTCTTCTTGGATTTTGATTTTGTTCGAgtgtataattattttattcaaatccAACTCTTTTTGTTTTTTCATGTTCATTGTGATTTGTGTTGTTGAAGAGGTTAAGCATAGCAGCGGCCCCAGTCCATTTTATTCATCTTCAGTTTTATTTAGAACTTaaactttgataatttttataaaatatttagtaaTTAATATAAACTTAAAAAACCTCCCACCAAAATACTCCATTATTAGTTTTTTGTACTACTTAAAACACAATTTGGAATAGAAAAATCACTATTAGAAATTGAACATTGAAAATTGAAATCATAAATAATGAGACACTGTAAATATTTTAATctttgaataaaaaataaaaaataaaggaaaCTATAAACATATCAGTCTTTCCCTATTATCTTATTCTGTGAATGCTACGATTTATCTTCATTCTTGTACACCCTTTTAATATGAAAACTTGAAAAGATTGATGTATTTATAGCTTCCTTtattttttggtttaatattcaaaGATCATAATGTTTACAATTTCTCATTATTATTATTCGCAAGAAAACATGTATAATTCTCAAGTACTTCATGTACCATGGCATGGACTCAAAATTTAATGGGCTTGATTATTGCAAGAAAACATGTCCAAATCTGATGTACCACAAGCAAGCAAGTTGATTACCAAAAACAGCTACCGATTCATTGGCTGATAATGTACATAATAGATTAATAGATACTACATTAGAACATCAAACTATCTTCAACTAGAAACTGTTTTCAAGAGACTTGATCTACTCTGTTTAAACTTCTGGACCATGTTGTAAGCCTGCATTGCACAAAATCAATCGAGCCTCATCAAACACCACATaaagtaaaccacaaaatcaaaaCCACTTAATCCTTTCATACCTTTCTCACTCCAGTCGTTAACCCCATGCTTCCAAGTGTTTTCATATCCACATATTTATATGACATATCTGCTTTCTCCTTTCTACGCAATTCTGTACACAAACATTAACCAAAACCATCATAAGAGATGTAAATCAGGTAACAATGGAATTAAAAATCCTCATACATTTTTTAAAAGATACCACCCCATAACCAACAATGGATATTGATACCTTGTGAACGTAGAACCAAGAGCTCGATATACATCTTGAGGCGGATGTGCGTGAAAATGTGAACATATTCACCTACTTCTTCTCGTGAAACAATATCAAGATTTAAACCAAACGAATTCTTCAAGAAATCATCAATGGCTTCTCTCCTTGCATCCACATCAGCTTCTTCCCCATTCAAAGAGACCGATGGAAACTCCCATAGTCCAGCAAGTAAACCACCTTCCGGTCTCTTCACAAGCAGAAATTTACTATTCATTCTACCTTCTTCACTTCCCAATATTTCAACAACACTAATGGCAGAAAAATCAAGCCTTTGTTTCACTTTTGCTACTTTAGTTGGATAATCAGTAACAACAATCGATGGGTTTTGTTTGGACACCAAAAGCGCACCACATTGAGCGGATATCGGGCAAGTAgaacaattagggtttaagggtttaCATAATGTAGCACCAAGTTCCATAAGACCTTGATTGAAATCTCCCGGCCTATCCTCATCAACTAGTTGCCCCGCTAATCTCctgtaaataaaaaaacaaacttcAACTAAATTTTGTCTGTAAGACAGTTATTTTTCCAACAACCCCTAAGCTGACCCACACTGTAAATCAGGTACACATGGGCTAACATTAGCCCGGTTATAAAAACTCACCATATGGTTTTGACAGTTTCTTTGTCTTTAGGGTTTGCGGATATTG
This window encodes:
- the LOC111886675 gene encoding adenine DNA glycosylase, which translates into the protein MGPKTKQTMKKILKNPTPAVEDVITKSKKRTRKVSQSKPQPAFTIGDIEDFQFREDEVKEIRASLLKWYDANRRDLPWRRINDSDDDDRDRKAYAVWVSEIMLQQTRVQTVVNYFNRWMEKWPTVHHLAQASIEEVNEMWAGLGYYRRARFLLEGAKTIVEEGGQFPKSLKDLLKVPGIGEYTAGAIASIAFKEAVPVVDGNVVRVIARLRTISANPKDKETVKTIWRLAGQLVDEDRPGDFNQGLMELGATLCKPLNPNCSTCPISAQCGALLVSKQNPSIVVTDYPTKVAKVKQRLDFSAISVVEILGSEEGRMNSKFLLVKRPEGGLLAGLWEFPSVSLNGEEADVDARREAIDDFLKNSFGLNLDIVSREEVGEYVHIFTHIRLKMYIELLVLRSQELRRKEKADMSYKYVDMKTLGSMGLTTGVRKAYNMVQKFKQSRSSLLKTVSS